The DNA segment TGCCGGGGAAGCCCTGGCTCGCGTGGCGCTCGAGCTGGATGCGCAGCACGTTCACCACGTCGGCCTTCGCCACGGCCTTGTGCAGATCGTACTCGATCTTCGCGCCGAGCTTGTCCAGGCCGCCGGGCATCATGGTCGGCGGGCCGCAGAAGGTGACCTCGGCCCCGAGCTTCGTCAGCCCCCACAGGTTCGAGCGCGCCACGCGGCTGTGGGTGATGTCGCCGATGATGGTGACCTTCTTCCCCCGCAGGTCGCCGAGGCGCTGGCGCATGGTCATGATGTCGAGCAGGCCCTGGGTGGGGTGCTCGTGGGCGCCGTCGCCGGCGTTGATCACCGAGCACTTCAGCACGTTGGCCAGGTACTTCGCCGCGCCGCTCGAGCTGTGCCGCACGATGAGCATGTCGATCTTCATGGCGGCCAGGTTCTCGGCGGTGTCCCGCAGGGTCTCGCCCTTGCTGAAGCTGCTCTGGGCGGCGGCGAAGTTGATGATGTCGGCGGAGAGGCGCTTCTCGGCGAGTTCGAAGCTGATGCGGGTGCGGGTGCTGGGTTCATGGAAGAAGTTCACCACGGTGCGCCCGCGCATGATCGGGACGCTGCGGACCGGGCGGTCGAACACGGCCCGGAAGTGGGCCGCCACGTCGAGCACGCCGAGGATCTCCTCGGCCGAGAGGTCCTCCAGGCCGAGCACATCCTTGCTCTTCAGGATCATTCCGTGACCTCCCCCACGACCACTTCCTGCTTCTCGTCGAACTCCTTGACCTTGACCTTGATGATCTCGCGCTGGCTGGTGGGCACGTTCTTGCCCACGAAGTCCGGCCGGATCGGCAGCTCGCGGTGGCCGCGGTCGACCAGCACCGCCAGC comes from the bacterium genome and includes:
- a CDS encoding aspartate carbamoyltransferase catalytic subunit, which encodes MILKSKDVLGLEDLSAEEILGVLDVAAHFRAVFDRPVRSVPIMRGRTVVNFFHEPSTRTRISFELAEKRLSADIINFAAAQSSFSKGETLRDTAENLAAMKIDMLIVRHSSSGAAKYLANVLKCSVINAGDGAHEHPTQGLLDIMTMRQRLGDLRGKKVTIIGDITHSRVARSNLWGLTKLGAEVTFCGPPTMMPGGLDKLGAKIEYDLHKAVAKADVVNVLRIQLERHASQGFPGNREYHRMYGITDEVVRLMKPETFIMHPGPMNRDVEIASSVADGPRQVILDQVANGVAVRMALIYLLSGGDPGALGVGAA